The nucleotide sequence GGACCTGAAAAGTGAACCGGAACGTCACGGTCGATTCGGCAAGGGCTCCGTCCACCACATTGCATTCAGGGTGCCCGACGACGAGGCCCAGGCCGCATGGCGGGAAAAGATCCGTAAAATGGGATTTGACGTGACACCGGTACAAAACCGGGACTACTTCCGGTCGATCTACTTCAGGGAGCACGGAGGGGTATTGTTTGAAATTGCCACCGACATCCCCGGATTCGATGTGGATGAACCGTTTGATGAATTGGGATCCGCCTTGAAACTCCCGTCATGGTACGAAAAACACCGCGAAGAGATCGAAGCCCGGCTCCCCGAACTCCATACGAAAGAAGAGTTGAACGGATGAACAGAAAAACAGAAGAACAGAAGAACCGAGCAATAGAACAACTGACAACGTACAACTAACCACTAAAAACCAAACACTAAAAACTAACCACTAACCACCACCATGTTCCAAGCCAATTCCGAAAACCCATTTAAAGGCCCGCATCAATCCGGACAGACCCTGACGGCCGGAGCCGATCCCGGATCAGCATCCGGTGCCATGATCATGATCCACGGGCGCGGCGCCACCGCCGAAAGTATCCTTATGCTGGCCAATGAATTCGGGGAAAACAGCCTGCATCTGACAGCGCCGCAGGCATCCGGATTTCAGTGGTATCCCTACTCATTTCTGGCACCCACAGAGCGAAACGAGCCCGGTTTGTCCTCGGGCCTGCAGGCCATACACGACATCCGGATGAGTCTGAATGAACAGGGCGTCCCCGATAAGAAAATCATCCTGCTCGGGTTCTCCCAGGGAGCCTGCCTTGCATCAGAATATGTGGCGCGCCACCCCGCCCGCTACGGCGGACTCATTGCTTTCAGCGGCGGACTGATCGGAGATGAGCTGAATCCGGATTCCTATATGGGCTCGCTCGATCACACTCCCGTTTTTATGGGCTGCTCGGATATCGATCCTCACATTCCTGAAGAGCGCGTTCATGAGAGCGCAGACATTTTTAAGAGGCTTGGCGCTTCCGTTCAGGTAAAAATCTATCCGCAGATGGGCCACACAGTAAATGAGGATGAAATCCACAGTGCAAAAGAGATCATACAGTCCGTGATAAGCGTCTGAAGATTCTTATATTCTTCGCTTGCAGTCACAGTCATACTCATACTCAAAACAGCACTGAATGGATATTATCTGGATCGGAGTTGCATTTGTTGCCGGATTCCTGGTTTCACGTGTTCAGATTCCGCCCCTTGTCGGTTATCTGATCGCAGGCTTATCGCTTGCACTCTACGGATATGAGCCAAGCTATATGCTTGGAGAAATTGCGCATCTGGGCGTACTTTTTCTCCTTTTTACTGTT is from Rhodohalobacter mucosus and encodes:
- a CDS encoding alpha/beta hydrolase, producing MFQANSENPFKGPHQSGQTLTAGADPGSASGAMIMIHGRGATAESILMLANEFGENSLHLTAPQASGFQWYPYSFLAPTERNEPGLSSGLQAIHDIRMSLNEQGVPDKKIILLGFSQGACLASEYVARHPARYGGLIAFSGGLIGDELNPDSYMGSLDHTPVFMGCSDIDPHIPEERVHESADIFKRLGASVQVKIYPQMGHTVNEDEIHSAKEIIQSVISV